DNA from Mucilaginibacter mallensis:
TAAAGTTGTTGCTCCATATACACCATTGCAGGTAAAAGACAGATCCATTAGTTGTTTGATGCGGGAGGTAAAGCTTAATGAGAAGGGTTTGCCACAGGCCATCGAAGCTAATAAAAAATCCGTGCTGAGTGCAGCTATTCAATTTTTGGTTGAAACGGATAAAGGTGTTGAAGTGTTTAAGCCTTCATCCTTTAGGTATACAAAGCAAACCGGGGGAAAAGTTTCATGGGTGGCAGAAGCGGCAAATAATAGCATTTCATTAACAAGTAATGGAGCAATGGAATTTGACGGCACAATGGATTACGATATAAAGGTAAAAGCCCAAACAGGTGTACAGATCAAAGATATACGCCTTGAAATACCGATAGCAAAACAAACGGCGCAATATTTTATGGGTATGGGCCTACCGGGGACGTATTGTCCTTCATTATATAACTGGAAGTGGAAAGGCCCCCAGGATTCGTATTGGATAGGTTCGGTTGAAGCTGGCTTGCATTGCGAACTAAGGGGAGCTACTTATTCGGGCCCTATGCTTAATTTGTATCATCCTGCCCCGCCACCCAGTTGGTATAATGATAATAAAGGCGGCTTCACCATTCAGTCATCCACCAATGAGGTGCTTACCACTACCTATTCTGGGGAAAGAAAATTGAATGCCGGAGATGAAATTAATTTTCAGTTCAGACTACTGATCACTCCTGTAAAAAAGTTGAATACCGAGGATCAGTTTACCAACCGTTATTATCATAATGGAAATAAACCGGCTCCTGCACCTGACGATTTATCTTCCGGTATAAAGATAATCAATGTACACCAGGGCAACCCGATCAATCCTTATATCAATTATCCGTTTGTGGCCGTTGATAGCATGAAAAACTTTGTCGACAAATGGCGTAAAAAGGGCTTTAAAGTGAAAATTTACTATACCATTCGCGAATTAACCAACCAGGTGCCCGAAATATGGGCGTTACGCAGTTTGGGAACAGAAGTTTTAAGTCCTGGATCAGGCGGCGGCTATCCCTGGCTTCGGGAGCATTATGTCGACAATTATGATGTTCAGTGGTTTAACCCCATTAATGGTTATGAATCATGTGATGCGGCTGTACTTATGAGCGGACAATCGAGATGGAACAATTACTATATTGAAGGCTTGCGCTGGCTGGTAAAGAATGTTGATATAGATGGCTTATACCTTGATGATGTTTCATTTGACCGGGATATGCTGAAACGGATGCGAAAAGTAATGGATGAGGTAAAGCCGGGATGTTTAATTGATCTGCATTCAAATACAGGGTTCTCCAAAGGCCCGGCTAATCAGTACACGGAATATTTCCCCTATATCAACAAATTGTGGTTTGGCGAGAGTTTTCAATATGACACAATGCCGCCTGATAACTGGATGGTAGAAACTTCCGGTATTCCTTTTGGCTTAATGGGTGATATGCTGCAGGGCGGCGGTAATCCCTGGAGGGGAATGGTATATGGCATGACGGCTCGTCTTCCCTGGAGCACAGAAGGTGTTACCTGCGACCCACGTGATGTCTGGAAAATATGGGACGAATTTGGCATTAGTTCCGCCAAAATGATTGGATACTGGGAAAAGGATTGCCCGGTTAAGACAAGTAATCCAAAGGTTCTTGTTACTATCTATAAAAAAGAGGGGAGATCCCTAATCTCTGTTGCAAGCTGGGCTGATGGCCCAACTAATTTTTTATTCCAATTTGATTGGAAATCGCTGGGCGTTGATCCTGAGAAAGCGATCCTGGTAGCTCCCGAGATCAAGAATTTTCAGCATTATGCTACTTTCAATCCAGGCGATCCAATTCCGATAGAACCTAAGAAAGGGTGGCTGTTTTATATCCAGGAGAAAAAATAATAAAATACCCTGTTTCGGGCAGTTTTGAAGACTTAGTGGACATTCCAGGAGGTTTGACCACGTTGTTACGTGCGCTTTGGAGCACTGAGTTGTGTAGGTCGTTTGGAAAATCGGAATTAATAATCAATAAATTGATATGATCAAAGTGTTATGGAATTAACGGCTTGTTATTCCGGAACGAGGGGGTCAATTGCCCTGGAATATCCATTCCTTAGCACCCCCTACATCAATTTCTTCAGCATTTTTAACACCCATCCTTTATTATCATAAGGAGGATATACCATGTTGGACATGTTTATGGGCGACTGAAACAGGACGGCTCTTTCATGCGAAAATGCTTTGAATCCGAAAAAACCGTGACAACTACCTACTCCACTTTCATTTACTCCGCCAAAAGGCAGATTAGGATTAGAAATATGAATGAGTACATCATTTATGCAGGCACCACCCGAGCTGGTGCTTTTCAGCAGGCGCTTTACATTGGATTTGCTTTCGCTAAAAATGTACATGGCCAGCGGTTTGCTTTTTCCGTTGATAGCCGCTATCGTAGCTTCCAGATCATTATAGGGAATAACAGGTAATATAGGGCCAAATATCTCTTCCTGCATAATTTTACAGTCGTGTGCCAGGTTAGTCAATACTGTTGGATGAATCGTTTGATCCGACAAAACTGATGCTCCGCCCCAGGGCATATCTGCTCCTTTTTGCAGGGCATCAGCAATTAAACCCATTAGTCTGTCATAATGCCGCTGATTGATTATCTTAGCGTAAGCTGAATAATTAATTCTTTTATGTTCGTCAAAGAACATACTTATTGCTGCAGATTTATAAAGCGTTATAAATTCTTCTAGTTTAGATTGATGAATGAATATATAATCGGGAGCGATACAGGTTTGCCCCGCATTCATGAGCTTACCCCACGCAATCTTTTCTGCTGCTTTTTTAATATTCGCAGTTTCGTCAATAATGACGGGTGACTTCCCCCCCAGTTCCAGCGTAACCGAACTGAGGTGCTGAGCGGCGGCTTCCATAACCACTTTGCCTACGGCAGTACTTCCGGTAAAAAAGATATGGTTAAACGGAAGTTTTAGGAGAGCTTTGGATACAGATTCATCGCCTTCAAAACAAGCTATTTCATTTTTATCGAAAGCTTTTTCCACTATTTTGGCAATAACAGCGCCTGTTGCAATGCTATATTCAGAAGGTTTTAAAATGGCGCAGTTACCAGCAGCAATAGCCGAAACCAGGGGGCTCATTGTTAGCTGAAAAGGATAATTCCATGGTGAAATGATCAGGCAAACACCCTTTGGCTCATAGTAAATTCTGTTCCTGGCTAAAAGATTGACGATACTCTTACCTGCACGACGGGGTTTCATCCAACTATTCAAATTTTTTATAGCAAAATCTATTTCACCATACGTAAAGATGAGTTCTGTTAATGCTGATTCAAACCTGCTTTTTCTTAGATCAGCTTGTAGTGCAGCGTAAATATCTTCCTCAAGTTCTTTTATAGTAGATTTTAGCTTATTTAATTTTTTGATACGATCTTTAGCTGAACTCAACCTGAGTTTGTATTTGTTTTTTTGCTGGGCATCAAAAACCTGCACGATTGTCTGCATCATTTCATTTAGGTGTTTAAATTGGTTGCTCAAAATAATATTAATATTGCAGGTATGTTTAAATGTGTGAAAAAATACATAAATTCATCCTCTGTGTTTTAAGCGTTTGTTATGGCAACGATCAGATTTTTTACAGTTAACTCCATTTTAAAAAATGTATTAACTCATCGTTTCTCTTTACTGACTACCCGTCATGATAAAATTCTATTTGTCATAATAACTTCGGGTTTTAGTTTGCTTTTCATGGATGTTTTCATCCCTTTTAATATAAATAGTTGGTACGACTTAAGCAGGGTTTCATTATTTAATATAATCAGTGCCTTTTCCTTTTGCGGAGCTTTAACGCTTCTGTTTACTCAATTCGGACTTCGGAAATGGCTGCATATGAACCGGTTTAGTTATATGCAGTATTTTTTTTGGGCAATTGGCGAGGTTATGCTTTTA
Protein-coding regions in this window:
- a CDS encoding glycoside hydrolase domain-containing protein, producing MIFRRWFISFFTVMLVVKSCSLFAQEIPYGVPVQAWADSLGNHRAIIQVDKNTDAVEVKIEWRRRDNDADKKAIIITDENGKLVDNIFRIDINREQGDFVFQPNNGAGKYYVYYMPYKGKKNSGWWDGDYLKVENGPDNDWVKKHALSASAGVQHNLAKATVIKIESRTAFDSFYPMEVCATAAEIKELNIQTTENYLLFPEDRKYPIRMTTDLPYRWIENKHTKAFKGQAMRNEYYAFQVGVYAAKKDLEDVTVSYKGSNKITCFNTGGIDYEGKPFTKKVDVQKGKVQALWFGVDISKDQQPGPYSFTVTISPKNDLPQTVKVTLYIEDRISEDRGDSEPWRHSRLRWLNSTLGIDDKVVAPYTPLQVKDRSISCLMREVKLNEKGLPQAIEANKKSVLSAAIQFLVETDKGVEVFKPSSFRYTKQTGGKVSWVAEAANNSISLTSNGAMEFDGTMDYDIKVKAQTGVQIKDIRLEIPIAKQTAQYFMGMGLPGTYCPSLYNWKWKGPQDSYWIGSVEAGLHCELRGATYSGPMLNLYHPAPPPSWYNDNKGGFTIQSSTNEVLTTTYSGERKLNAGDEINFQFRLLITPVKKLNTEDQFTNRYYHNGNKPAPAPDDLSSGIKIINVHQGNPINPYINYPFVAVDSMKNFVDKWRKKGFKVKIYYTIRELTNQVPEIWALRSLGTEVLSPGSGGGYPWLREHYVDNYDVQWFNPINGYESCDAAVLMSGQSRWNNYYIEGLRWLVKNVDIDGLYLDDVSFDRDMLKRMRKVMDEVKPGCLIDLHSNTGFSKGPANQYTEYFPYINKLWFGESFQYDTMPPDNWMVETSGIPFGLMGDMLQGGGNPWRGMVYGMTARLPWSTEGVTCDPRDVWKIWDEFGISSAKMIGYWEKDCPVKTSNPKVLVTIYKKEGRSLISVASWADGPTNFLFQFDWKSLGVDPEKAILVAPEIKNFQHYATFNPGDPIPIEPKKGWLFYIQEKK
- a CDS encoding aldehyde dehydrogenase family protein, translated to MMQTIVQVFDAQQKNKYKLRLSSAKDRIKKLNKLKSTIKELEEDIYAALQADLRKSRFESALTELIFTYGEIDFAIKNLNSWMKPRRAGKSIVNLLARNRIYYEPKGVCLIISPWNYPFQLTMSPLVSAIAAGNCAILKPSEYSIATGAVIAKIVEKAFDKNEIACFEGDESVSKALLKLPFNHIFFTGSTAVGKVVMEAAAQHLSSVTLELGGKSPVIIDETANIKKAAEKIAWGKLMNAGQTCIAPDYIFIHQSKLEEFITLYKSAAISMFFDEHKRINYSAYAKIINQRHYDRLMGLIADALQKGADMPWGGASVLSDQTIHPTVLTNLAHDCKIMQEEIFGPILPVIPYNDLEATIAAINGKSKPLAMYIFSESKSNVKRLLKSTSSGGACINDVLIHISNPNLPFGGVNESGVGSCHGFFGFKAFSHERAVLFQSPINMSNMVYPPYDNKGWVLKMLKKLM